AAACCAATCAGCTTGAATTTATTCTTATATAATTTCGGCCATAACCATTATTTTTTGGCCCaaacaatgagacacaatttcACATAAGCCACATCGATATTTTAGAGTTCAAAATTGTCActaagacttttttttttttttttttttaagttatagaaattttaatttttttaataaaacaaaaataatttaaaattaaaattgacattttacataatttaaattttcttacgTTGTTTATTAGAATATTAAGAAAAACTCTCATCCCTATCTTATTTCCCTCCACCAATACGAAATTTACAAAATACtagtaataatttaattttatatttacaaACCGAAAAATCGAAAAATATTCGAGTTCAATTTAAATACTAGCTTCGCGAGCACACATTTACGCGGCTTACCGCATACGCTTCTACATGGGTAACATCTGCTATTAATTACTAATTGAGGGGTCAAATTGAAATAATCGAGACTTTTGGAGTATAAAACCCAGCTGCGTTTCCCGCGCCTTCTTCAACACTGCTTCACTTTCTCTTACTCTTGAGCTCAAATTTCACATATTCTTCTCTAATCATCTTTCCAAAACCGAGAATTAGATAGATTATAGAGAGTAATAACAAGAGAAATTCATGGCGCCTGATGCTTCTGATGCTCTAGCAGGTTTGTTCTGGAAGTTTCTCTTTGGTAACTATCCAACTCTCCGCCCTTGTTCAAAATCTTCTGATTCGTGCTTTTGTTGGTTGCAGAGATGGAAAAATTTCAACAATTCCTGAATGCCGCACAGACTGGAAATTTAGACCTCCTCAAAAGTAAGCAGTGTTTGATAcaattttcttatcttttttcTATTAAGATTATTAGTGTTGTTGTCGTTTTTctttagaaaaataattggaCGCTGCAGCTATAGCTTAGGGTTTTTGATTTTCTGGTATGCTTCTTGTTGTAACGCGGATTGTGGTGTTGATAGAATTGGCGAAGCAGCTCGATAGTGGAAAGGGGCTAGCTCAAACGGTAGTAGATGTGAAGGATGCCAACCAGAGAGGGGCTCTGCATTTTGCTGCCAGGGAAGGTCAAACTGAGATTTGCAAGTATTTGCTGGAggagttgaagatggacattaATACAAAGGATGAGGATGGTAAATTAGTGTTCATGTGTTTATCAATGGATTAAGAATTTGGGATTAGGTTATAACATCTTCCTGCTTTGTGGTATTGATATTCAGGAGATACTCCTCTAACGCATGCTGCTCGGCAAGGGCATACTGCCCTTGCGAAGTACCTCGTAGACCATGGTGCTGATCCTTCCATACCAAGTGGATTAGGGACCACTGCGCTGCATCATTCTGCTGGAAGAGGTATATTTCATCCCTTTATGAAGCACAGTCGAATAATTTTACTCCTTACTCTGCCTTAGACTTGATTTGTGTGACTTGAAGCCCTGCTATGGTGACTGCTAATCCTAATCCTATACATTAGCTTGTATCAAAATGGTTAGTTCATTTAACAGATCCAAGAAGTTGTTTTTAAGATTTAGCCAAGTGTGATTAGTTCATTTATTAGGGAAAATTATGGGGGCTTAaccaaaattaaatttttatcttTTAGCACCTGCCTTAGTGACTAATTAATCTCCATTTGGAGCACGCAAATAGGAAAAATTTACTACTCAACTTCTCCTATCACTTCAAATTAATGTCATCTCCTTAGCTACAGCGGTATGATATCATTGCCTATCAAATTAGTGCGCTACTTATACAAGCAAGATGTATGGGAATATTTTGGGGAAACAGGGAATGAAAGGAGGAGGATCAAAGAAAAGGAGGAATCGGTAGAAAGAGGAAGGACGAAATTCAGAGAAGAAGAAATCGTAAGCTTCCATTTTCAACTTCATAGATTTTGATTCTTGATATTTCTTCATTACAttgattcaatattaatttGGTTTCTCATCTAGTTAGATAATTAGAGATGATAGTTGGCTAGATATTTGAGGAGTTGAGGCTGTTCTTTGTATACCTAGATTTGTTGATTCTCTGTTTTGATTTGTTGTACTTTTGAATTCTACATTTGATTGATTCTCTGTCTGTTGTATGATTCTTTTTAATTCATAGTATATTGGCTTGTTTTGATGACATGGATCTGCAGCAGGTGTTGGCGATAGATTGGAACAACTTCATAGATTTTGATTCTTCATATTTCTTTAGGGTTTAGGTGATTGATCTATATAGTTGCTTTTCTTAATTCAGTTAGTAGCTATTTAGTAGCTTTTCTTAATTCAGTTAGCATTACAACAGAAATCAACGAACATAGTAACAAACGGCCTACACCTCCTacaaatttcatcacaaatcttAAATTTCAGTGTGATTTCAACATTATGAAGTGTGAAGTGTGGTTAACCTTAATAAATCCCTTAGCTACTTCTGTCTTATCAGCCTACACTAACCACATCAAGGGCATGAAATTTAACAGCATTAATGGGGTTTAGGAGTAGGATTGAACTATCAATCGGCAGACATTATGCTTAGAAATGATGctcaaagaagaagaaatcgtAAGCTTCCATTTTCAACTTCATAGATTTTGATTCTTGATATTTCTTCATTACGttgattcaatattaattt
The genomic region above belongs to Salvia miltiorrhiza cultivar Shanhuang (shh) chromosome 5, IMPLAD_Smil_shh, whole genome shotgun sequence and contains:
- the LOC130984960 gene encoding uncharacterized protein LOC130984960; the protein is MAPDASDALAEMEKFQQFLNAAQTGNLDLLKKLAKQLDSGKGLAQTVVDVKDANQRGALHFAAREGQTEICKYLLEELKMDINTKDEDGDTPLTHAARQGHTALAKYLVDHGADPSIPSGLGTTALHHSAGRGNERRRIKEKEESVERGRTKFREEEIGEQLRGEILSHCAACQRIPVFPTSLPKKLGHDQSGSGASSSAASCAGTRGMVDTEDDQVVNIVCSMEERGLISTDELSKILDLVDEWFKQPCIFLSFLLSSTPSLEIKAQVLKHRLRP